The following DNA comes from Tunturibacter psychrotolerans.
CTGGTTGTGGGCGATCGCGCGGAAGTAGGTCCAGGGCTTGCCTGCTTCGTGGGTGTTTTCGAGCTCGATGGTTTGCAGGTTGTCCGCGATTTGGGGGGCGAGGTGATAGCCGTGCTGGAAACCGATTTCGCTGGGCGTGCCTTCGAGATGGATGTAGGTCCAGCCATCTTTTTGGAAGGTGTAGGAGTTTTTGAGGCGGGGGTCTGATGGCTGGGCGAGAGCGGCAGTAGAGATAAACGCGGCGAGGATACAGGCAGCAAAGCAGAGGCGCATCCCGGGGTTCTCCTGTTCTGGGTTGCGATGAGGATACATGATGTGAGTTTGGGTGAACGAAACGGAGTGTGGGGATTTTCGAGGGATGGGAGGATACTGGAATGATAGAGACAATCGAGATGACGAGTGCGATGAAGAGCGATGTGGTGGTTCCGAGCTACTTTCCCGGGAAGCAGTGGCAGCAGGTGCTGGGGAGGGATGCTAGTGCGGATGGGCAGTTTGTGTATGCCGTGAAGACGACCAAGGTTTATTGCAAGCCCAGTTGTGCGAGTCGGCGGCCTTCGCGGAAAAATGTGACGTTCTTCCCTACCCCGGCGCTGGCTGAGGCGGCTGGATATCGTGCTTGCAAGCGGTGTGAACCGGACAGGGCCGAAGCGAAGCCGGATCCGCAGGCAGGCGCGATTGCGGCGGTGACGGAGTATATGCGGGAGAACGCGGACTCCGAGACGCGGACGCGGTTGGCCGATGTGGCGAAGGCAACTGGCGTGGGAAGACTGACGATTCTTCGCGGGTTCAAGCGTGTGCTTGGTGTGAGTCCTGGGCAGTATGCGAAAGAGGCGCGGTTGGAGCGATTCAAGAGCAAGGTGCGGGAGCCGAAGAAGGCGAAGGCTCCGATTACGGATGCGATCTATGAGGCGGGGTTTGGATCGAGCAGCAGGTTGTATGAGAAGAGTGCGGCGACGCT
Coding sequences within:
- a CDS encoding bifunctional transcriptional activator/DNA repair enzyme AdaA, with protein sequence MIETIEMTSAMKSDVVVPSYFPGKQWQQVLGRDASADGQFVYAVKTTKVYCKPSCASRRPSRKNVTFFPTPALAEAAGYRACKRCEPDRAEAKPDPQAGAIAAVTEYMRENADSETRTRLADVAKATGVGRLTILRGFKRVLGVSPGQYAKEARLERFKSKVREPKKAKAPITDAIYEAGFGSSSRLYEKSAATLGMTPRVMREGGAGLLIRYCTAASPLGRMLVATTDVGICSIAFGKDDKELVAGLREQFSKAQLVVAKGNTGWLADAVAFVASQLGEHPLAATFPLDVRATAFQQRVWKALQAIPRGETRSYSAVALQLGAPTASRAVAGACGANPVAIAVPCHRVVGKGGELTGYRWGVERKRRLLEAERA